One Campylobacter massiliensis DNA window includes the following coding sequences:
- a CDS encoding glycosyltransferase family 9 protein, translating to MIYFLIYLLLYPYLFAMKKLKFKGEKGKILLIQTAKIGDYANSTVIFEKLGKFDVLIDEINLAFAKHDSRIEKIFTINGVKRKKTSKLGLALELFSRNYESVYVLMPNSLNLFIARCTLAKNIVAVHHYAASSDFALLALGMKKVPHTLQDLTLLTYLKTLGESELKYEKCLQKPLFIPQENLIKSGKFKIGVSLSAGNKMKMPPKHTWEKIFEIFAKFDCEVYIFGVGEEAALLKNLLAENTDKKQTENPSDGQICANLAGSDTSEICGDLKNANEEQPKAQICSESSTGGESNFSSQICDTYVKKFGENELKIISLIDKIKLEELPFYLSQMQLYASSDTGNYYVADSVRTPTICLMGPCFASEQRGVADSLVINSNLSPVSSVFKTVRDIDASAFFELSEQNLADIEAFVKVRYISYLSREDNFLC from the coding sequence TTGATATATTTTCTCATTTATTTGCTGCTATATCCGTATCTTTTTGCGATGAAAAAGCTAAAATTTAAAGGCGAAAAAGGCAAAATTTTACTCATCCAAACCGCTAAAATCGGCGACTACGCAAACTCGACCGTGATCTTTGAAAAACTGGGCAAATTTGACGTACTCATCGACGAGATAAATCTAGCCTTCGCAAAACACGACAGCCGAATAGAAAAAATATTTACGATAAACGGCGTAAAACGCAAAAAAACCTCCAAACTAGGACTCGCACTCGAGCTTTTTTCGCGCAACTACGAGAGCGTCTACGTGCTGATGCCAAACAGTCTAAATCTCTTTATAGCGCGCTGCACGCTAGCTAAAAACATAGTCGCCGTGCACCACTACGCGGCATCTAGCGACTTTGCCCTGCTGGCGCTCGGTATGAAAAAAGTGCCGCATACCCTGCAAGACCTCACGCTGCTAACCTACCTAAAAACGCTGGGCGAGAGCGAGCTAAAATATGAAAAATGTTTGCAAAAACCGCTCTTTATCCCGCAAGAAAATCTAATAAAAAGCGGCAAATTTAAGATTGGCGTAAGCCTGAGCGCGGGCAACAAAATGAAAATGCCGCCAAAACATACTTGGGAAAAAATATTTGAAATTTTCGCTAAATTTGACTGCGAGGTTTACATTTTCGGCGTCGGCGAAGAGGCTGCGCTGCTAAAAAACCTGCTCGCGGAAAATACGGACAAAAAACAGACGGAAAATCCGAGCGATGGACAAATTTGCGCAAATTTAGCCGGTAGCGATACGAGCGAAATTTGCGGCGATCTTAAAAATGCAAACGAAGAGCAACCAAAAGCTCAAATTTGCAGCGAAAGCAGTACTGGCGGCGAGTCAAATTTTAGCTCGCAAATTTGCGATACTTACGTGAAAAAATTCGGTGAAAACGAGCTAAAAATCATCTCTTTGATAGATAAAATCAAACTTGAGGAGCTGCCGTTTTACCTCTCGCAGATGCAGCTTTACGCGAGCTCGGATACGGGCAACTACTACGTCGCAGATAGCGTTCGCACGCCCACGATCTGCCTGATGGGGCCCTGCTTTGCTAGCGAACAAAGAGGCGTCGCCGACTCGCTCGTGATAAACTCGAATTTATCGCCCGTTAGCTCCGTGTTTAAAACCGTGCGGGATATCGACGCGAGCGCGTTTTTCGAGCTTAGCGAGCAAAACCTCGCAGACATCGAGGCCTTCGTCAAAGTTCGCTATATATCCTATCTATCCCGCGAAGATAATTTTCTATGCTAA